From a region of the Paenibacillus lutimineralis genome:
- the hprK gene encoding HPr(Ser) kinase/phosphatase → MKTITVQRLAEVFKLEVLTGAGYMDREITRPRTHRPGLEFVGYFDFFPMKRVQILGRKEITYLLTRTVEERKLHIGNIVKYHPPCFIVTSGQQEIPFLTLFCEQEGIPLLRTSETTTDFIAKLDGYLVKALAPEVSIHGVCINVSGIGILLRGKSGIGKSETAHTLIRRGHRFVADDIVVLKRLGPATLLGSHNETTREFLALRSVGLINVVRQYGRRAFQDETRIVLDIELTPWKGDSLNNELEVVPQFIDYLGVQIPHIEIQLQPGRDVAGLIEAAANNWYLKQLGYSAAEEFMKRIEDEMRS, encoded by the coding sequence ATGAAGACGATCACCGTTCAGAGACTGGCGGAGGTATTCAAATTAGAGGTGCTAACTGGAGCCGGCTACATGGATCGCGAGATTACTCGACCTCGTACACATAGACCGGGGCTGGAGTTTGTCGGGTATTTTGACTTTTTCCCTATGAAGCGGGTTCAAATACTTGGTCGTAAGGAGATTACCTATTTATTGACGCGTACGGTAGAGGAACGCAAGCTGCATATTGGGAACATCGTCAAATATCACCCGCCTTGCTTTATTGTGACGTCGGGCCAGCAGGAGATCCCTTTTCTAACTCTGTTCTGCGAGCAGGAAGGCATCCCTTTGCTGAGGACATCAGAGACAACAACGGATTTTATTGCCAAGCTGGATGGTTATCTTGTGAAGGCACTGGCACCGGAGGTATCGATTCATGGGGTATGTATAAATGTCTCCGGCATAGGTATCCTGCTCAGGGGTAAATCCGGCATTGGCAAAAGTGAGACAGCCCATACGCTCATCCGGAGGGGACATCGATTTGTAGCGGACGATATCGTGGTGCTTAAGAGGCTCGGTCCAGCAACGCTACTTGGATCGCATAACGAGACTACTCGTGAATTTCTTGCTCTGCGCAGCGTCGGACTGATTAATGTCGTACGCCAATATGGGCGAAGAGCCTTTCAGGACGAGACGCGGATAGTGCTTGATATCGAATTAACCCCGTGGAAGGGGGATTCCCTGAACAATGAGCTGGAGGTCGTGCCCCAGTTCATTGATTATCTGGGTGTTCAGATACCGCATATCGAGATTCAGCTGCAGCCGGGTCGCGACGTAGCTGGTCTGATCGAGGCAGCGGCAAATAATTGGTATCTGAAGCAGCTTGGCTACAGTGCCGCGGAAGAGTTCATGAAGCGGATTGAGGACGAGATGCGGTCCTAA
- a CDS encoding CarD family transcriptional regulator: MFKVGHLVIYSVHGICRIDNISEKEIAGKLKLYYDLHPLSDDKLKISTPVDNHNLLMRNLIGREEATEVIQSFRSPGTEWIERNTERNHTYSKVIRSGNREEIAKIINTLMRQKQKAERNNKKLSNQDQTMLTSTRNILFKEIAIALGTTYEAVLDKVSGLIAQSA, translated from the coding sequence ATGTTTAAAGTGGGTCATTTGGTTATATATTCAGTACACGGCATATGCAGAATTGATAATATAAGTGAGAAGGAAATTGCCGGCAAACTGAAGCTGTATTATGATTTACATCCGTTGAGCGACGATAAACTAAAGATCAGCACTCCGGTAGACAACCACAACTTGCTCATGCGTAACCTTATTGGACGGGAGGAGGCCACGGAGGTCATACAATCCTTTAGATCTCCGGGTACGGAATGGATCGAGAGAAATACGGAACGCAATCATACGTATTCTAAAGTCATCCGTTCTGGCAACAGGGAAGAAATCGCTAAAATTATAAATACGCTAATGCGTCAAAAGCAGAAGGCCGAAAGAAATAACAAAAAGCTGAGCAATCAAGATCAGACCATGTTAACTTCAACTCGAAATATATTGTTCAAAGAAATTGCAATCGCTTTGGGAACTACGTATGAGGCTGTATTGGATAAAGTAAGCGGCTTAATTGCGCAGAGTGCTTAA
- a CDS encoding MarR family winged helix-turn-helix transcriptional regulator, with protein MNSELHNLDLLDLISELYIRLRSLNNQLWHQSHDIHISNSEWFIMARIYKKQVTISYVARQMEISRQATHKFIKNLESKGLVEINKAQHNNKDKCIQLTKLGEECFEQNKAIRETLEAKIIASIGSEQADQLVHILKMDWGLDDASSLQIYKSRYNDGHGTFINL; from the coding sequence ATGAATTCAGAATTGCATAACCTAGATTTATTAGACCTGATCAGTGAGCTTTATATCCGTCTCCGTAGCTTGAACAATCAATTGTGGCATCAAAGCCATGACATCCATATATCCAACTCAGAATGGTTCATTATGGCGAGAATCTACAAGAAGCAGGTAACTATATCCTATGTCGCGAGGCAAATGGAAATTTCTCGTCAGGCTACACATAAGTTTATTAAAAATCTGGAATCCAAAGGCTTGGTCGAAATCAACAAGGCACAGCATAACAACAAAGATAAATGCATCCAGCTTACAAAGCTTGGTGAAGAATGCTTCGAACAGAACAAAGCCATTAGGGAAACGCTTGAAGCTAAGATTATTGCCTCCATCGGATCCGAGCAAGCGGATCAGCTTGTACATATTTTGAAGATGGATTGGGGATTGGATGATGCTTCATCTTTACAAATCTATAAAAGTAGATATAATGATGGACATGGAACCTTTATTAATTTATAA